The following are from one region of the Qipengyuania flava genome:
- a CDS encoding serine hydrolase domain-containing protein, with translation MRSLFLHVGAVLVFCGMWGAAVFAALDQGWGHSALADAGDVAGFEQAARTLAEEENAGNVSFALIEGGEIVSEFHLSKGEAVGSESVFQVASLGKWLTAWGVMALVEDGELDLDAPVSDYLSRWQLPASEFDASGVTVRRLLSHTAGLTDGLGYDGFDREQDRQTLEASLSRAADASPGKDGRVVLGSEPGSGFAYSGGGYTLLQLLVEEVSGQPFPEYMEARVFEPLGMDRTTFDHARAIELGLAENFAPDGKAEPFRWYTALAATSLFTTSGDMSRFVLAQAPGGSNPVLSGQTITLMREPHAAQMGADIWGLGTMLYASNNAGGFIIGHDGSNEPAINSAARLDPATGDGIVILSTGNPLLATKLAGEWVFWKTGNVDSLTFASRLPTALAVFAGGVILILIGAILSLVVRRRRSSRGPKEL, from the coding sequence ATGCGAAGCCTATTCCTGCATGTTGGTGCGGTTCTGGTCTTTTGCGGAATGTGGGGCGCCGCCGTCTTCGCGGCCCTCGACCAGGGCTGGGGGCATTCCGCTCTCGCCGACGCAGGCGATGTGGCCGGCTTCGAACAGGCCGCACGAACACTCGCCGAGGAGGAGAACGCCGGCAACGTCAGTTTCGCGCTGATCGAGGGCGGCGAGATCGTGTCCGAATTCCACCTCTCAAAGGGGGAAGCTGTTGGATCGGAAAGCGTGTTCCAGGTTGCCTCGCTAGGCAAATGGCTGACGGCATGGGGCGTCATGGCCCTGGTCGAAGATGGCGAATTGGATCTCGACGCGCCGGTCTCCGACTACCTCTCCCGCTGGCAACTGCCCGCTTCCGAATTCGACGCATCGGGTGTGACGGTGCGCCGCCTGTTGAGCCACACGGCTGGCCTGACCGATGGCCTCGGCTACGACGGGTTCGACAGGGAGCAGGATCGGCAAACGCTGGAAGCCTCTCTCAGCCGGGCTGCGGACGCCTCACCCGGCAAGGATGGACGGGTTGTCCTCGGCAGCGAACCGGGCTCGGGCTTCGCCTATTCCGGAGGAGGCTACACCCTGCTGCAACTGCTGGTCGAAGAGGTCTCCGGCCAACCGTTCCCCGAGTACATGGAAGCCCGGGTTTTCGAGCCTCTAGGCATGGATCGCACCACGTTTGACCACGCGAGGGCGATCGAGCTCGGGCTGGCCGAAAATTTCGCTCCGGACGGCAAGGCCGAGCCGTTCCGCTGGTACACCGCGCTTGCCGCGACGTCGCTTTTCACCACCTCGGGGGACATGAGCCGGTTTGTCTTGGCGCAGGCTCCTGGCGGATCGAACCCGGTCCTTTCCGGACAGACCATCACGCTTATGCGAGAGCCGCACGCCGCGCAGATGGGCGCGGATATCTGGGGGCTCGGCACGATGCTCTACGCGTCCAACAACGCGGGCGGATTCATCATCGGCCATGACGGCAGCAACGAACCCGCCATCAACAGCGCCGCGAGGCTCGACCCTGCAACGGGCGATGGAATTGTGATCCTCTCGACAGGCAATCCGCTGCTGGCGACCAAGCTTGCCGGCGAATGGGTGTTCTGGAAGACCGGCAATGTCGATAGCCTCACCTTCGCCTCGCGGCTGCCAACGGCCCTGGCGGTGTTTGCCGGCGGCGTAATTCTCATTCTTATCGGCGCAATCCTGAGCCTCGTGGTCCGCAGGCGCCGATCTTCGCGTGGACCCAAGGAACTCTAG
- a CDS encoding acyl-CoA dehydrogenase family protein: protein MSVLNVPQPEFMEDEEIAIFADAVGKFYQQHAPEKRVLQWRENGQVERDFWREAGEAGLLGVSVPEEYGGHGGDFRHDMVVIDQQAKHGVEGFAASLHNTVILPYLVRHGTEEQKKKYLPKLVTGELVSAIAMTEPGVGSDLQSVTTTALKDGNGYRINGAKTYISNGQTADFIIVVAKTDPNERAKGISLMLLETDGAEGFQRGKKLDKIGLDAADTSELFFDDVFVPAENVLGGEEGKGFYQLMGELPQERLIIAMGAMTGIEKALETTMEFVKSRKAFGQTIWDFQNTQFVMADLKARATAARVFVNDCIAKHLKRELTVDTACMAKYWVTELQGEVVDKCLQFHGGAGFINDYPIARMYRDSRITRIFGGSNEVMKMVIARAM, encoded by the coding sequence ATGTCCGTTCTGAACGTACCCCAGCCCGAGTTCATGGAAGACGAGGAGATCGCGATCTTCGCCGACGCCGTGGGCAAGTTCTACCAGCAGCACGCCCCCGAAAAGCGCGTCCTGCAATGGCGCGAAAATGGCCAGGTGGAGCGCGATTTCTGGCGCGAGGCGGGCGAAGCGGGCCTGCTCGGCGTGTCGGTGCCGGAGGAATACGGCGGCCACGGCGGCGACTTCCGCCACGATATGGTGGTGATCGACCAGCAGGCCAAGCACGGCGTCGAAGGCTTCGCCGCCAGCCTGCACAACACAGTCATCCTGCCCTATCTCGTGCGCCACGGCACCGAGGAGCAGAAGAAGAAGTACCTGCCCAAGCTCGTCACCGGCGAACTCGTCAGCGCCATCGCCATGACCGAACCGGGCGTCGGCTCCGACCTCCAGAGCGTGACCACCACCGCCCTGAAGGACGGCAATGGCTACCGCATCAACGGGGCCAAGACCTATATCTCGAACGGCCAGACGGCAGACTTCATCATCGTCGTCGCCAAGACTGACCCGAACGAGCGCGCCAAGGGCATTTCGCTGATGCTGCTCGAAACGGACGGGGCCGAAGGCTTCCAGCGCGGCAAGAAGCTCGACAAGATCGGCCTTGATGCGGCGGACACCTCCGAGTTGTTCTTCGACGATGTCTTCGTTCCGGCCGAAAACGTGCTCGGCGGGGAAGAAGGCAAGGGCTTCTACCAGCTGATGGGCGAACTGCCGCAGGAACGCCTGATCATCGCCATGGGCGCGATGACGGGAATCGAGAAAGCGCTCGAGACGACGATGGAATTCGTCAAGTCGCGCAAGGCCTTCGGGCAGACCATCTGGGATTTCCAGAACACGCAGTTCGTGATGGCCGACCTGAAGGCGCGGGCGACCGCGGCCCGGGTGTTCGTCAACGATTGCATTGCCAAACACCTCAAGCGCGAACTTACTGTCGATACCGCCTGCATGGCCAAGTACTGGGTTACCGAGCTGCAGGGCGAGGTGGTCGACAAGTGCCTCCAGTTCCACGGCGGTGCAGGCTTCATCAACGACTACCCGATTGCACGCATGTACCGCGACAGCCGCATCACGCGCATCTTCGGCGGTTCGAACGAAGTCATGAAGATGGTGATCGCCCGCGCGATGTAG
- a CDS encoding acetyl-CoA C-acetyltransferase — translation MAEAYIIDAVRTPRGIGKPGKGALSHLHPQHLAATVLSALKERNDLDTGSVDDIIWSTSSQNGKQGGDLGRMAALAAGYDISASGTTLDRFCGGGITSVNLAAATVMSGMEDCVIAGGTEMMSYTAAFAAEQANAGLPPRLMGSGNEALDVLHPQSHQGVCGDAIASMEGISREDLDALALVSQQRAKRAIDEGRFDKSVVPVMNEDGTVALDKEEFPRPETTAEGLAALNPSFGKLADFEIGGTTFRKQINRKYPDLEIEHFHHAGNSSGVVDGAAALLLASEDYAKEHSLKPRARIVAYANQGDCPTLMLNAPVPAAKKVLEKAGLTKDDIDVWEINEAFSVVAEKFIRDLDLPREKVNINGGAMALGHPIGATGSILIGTALDELERSGGRYGLVTMCAAGGMAPAIVIERIDDFVD, via the coding sequence ATGGCCGAGGCCTATATCATCGACGCCGTCCGTACCCCCAGGGGGATCGGCAAGCCAGGCAAGGGCGCGCTCTCGCACCTGCATCCGCAGCATCTTGCCGCGACCGTGCTGTCCGCGCTCAAGGAGCGCAACGATCTCGACACCGGATCGGTCGACGACATCATCTGGTCGACCAGCAGCCAGAACGGCAAGCAGGGCGGCGACCTCGGCCGCATGGCCGCGCTTGCGGCGGGCTACGACATCAGCGCCAGCGGCACCACGCTCGACCGCTTCTGCGGCGGCGGCATCACCTCGGTGAACCTTGCCGCGGCCACCGTGATGAGCGGCATGGAAGACTGCGTTATCGCCGGCGGCACCGAGATGATGAGCTACACCGCCGCCTTCGCTGCCGAACAGGCCAATGCCGGCCTACCGCCGCGCCTGATGGGTTCGGGTAACGAGGCGCTGGACGTGCTCCACCCGCAGAGCCACCAGGGCGTGTGCGGCGATGCCATCGCCAGCATGGAAGGCATCAGCCGCGAGGATCTCGACGCCCTCGCCCTCGTCAGCCAGCAGCGTGCCAAGCGCGCGATCGACGAAGGCCGCTTCGACAAGTCGGTGGTGCCGGTGATGAACGAGGACGGCACGGTCGCGCTCGACAAGGAAGAATTCCCCCGTCCCGAAACCACTGCAGAGGGCCTCGCCGCGCTCAACCCGAGCTTCGGCAAACTGGCCGATTTCGAGATCGGCGGGACGACTTTCCGGAAGCAGATCAACCGCAAGTATCCCGACCTCGAGATCGAGCATTTCCACCATGCGGGCAACAGCTCGGGCGTGGTCGACGGGGCCGCGGCGCTGCTGCTGGCATCGGAGGACTACGCGAAGGAGCACAGCCTCAAGCCGCGAGCGCGCATCGTCGCCTATGCCAACCAGGGTGACTGCCCGACGCTGATGCTGAATGCCCCCGTCCCGGCAGCGAAGAAGGTGCTCGAGAAGGCGGGCCTGACCAAGGACGACATCGACGTCTGGGAAATCAACGAGGCGTTCTCGGTCGTGGCCGAGAAGTTCATCCGCGATCTCGACCTGCCCCGCGAGAAAGTGAACATCAACGGCGGCGCGATGGCGCTGGGCCACCCGATCGGTGCGACCGGCTCGATCCTGATCGGCACGGCGCTCGACGAACTCGAACGCTCGGGCGGCCGCTACGGCCTTGTCACCATGTGCGCGGCGGGCGGCATGGCGCCTGCCATCGTGATCGAGCGGATCGACGATTTCGTCGACTGA
- the proB gene encoding glutamate 5-kinase produces the protein MSIAALPDLRTARRLVVKVGSALLVEDGAARSAWLATLATEIAELRKTTQIIVVSSGAIALGAAKLGLPKGGRGSLADAQAAASVGQVLLARLWSDALGEHGLTAAQMLVTLGDLEDRRRYLNASATLARLIETGAVPVVNENDSVATEEIRFGDNDRLAARVAQAADADGVLLLSDVDGLYDRDPREDGASLVPVVSGVTPEVIAMASGASSSGLGSGGMTAKLQAARIAERAGIALAIINGTQPSPIARALDSGVGTLFLPQADSSARKAWLGGRLAPSGVLSVDAGCMAALAQGASVLAAGITALEGEFARGDLVAIHGPGGERLGQGLVEYTAAECRAILGLREEQQEAKLGYAPRAAVVHRDHMVHA, from the coding sequence ATGAGCATCGCCGCCCTTCCCGACCTGCGCACCGCGCGCCGCCTTGTCGTCAAGGTCGGCTCGGCGCTGCTGGTCGAGGACGGCGCCGCTCGCAGCGCGTGGCTGGCAACTTTGGCCACCGAAATCGCCGAGCTGCGAAAAACCACTCAAATCATCGTCGTATCCTCGGGCGCCATTGCCCTGGGTGCGGCAAAGCTGGGCCTGCCCAAGGGCGGGCGCGGCAGCCTTGCCGATGCGCAGGCCGCCGCCTCGGTCGGGCAGGTGCTGCTGGCCCGGCTGTGGTCCGATGCGCTGGGCGAGCACGGCCTTACCGCCGCCCAGATGCTGGTCACGCTGGGCGACCTTGAAGACCGCCGCCGCTACCTCAACGCCTCGGCCACGCTTGCCCGCCTGATCGAGACCGGTGCCGTCCCCGTCGTCAACGAGAACGACAGCGTCGCAACCGAAGAAATCCGCTTTGGCGACAACGACCGGCTCGCCGCCCGCGTGGCGCAGGCAGCCGATGCCGATGGCGTGCTGCTGCTGTCCGATGTCGACGGCCTGTACGACCGCGACCCGCGCGAAGACGGGGCCAGCCTCGTGCCCGTGGTCAGCGGGGTCACGCCCGAGGTTATCGCCATGGCCAGCGGCGCCTCGTCCTCGGGCCTCGGTTCGGGCGGGATGACCGCCAAGCTCCAGGCCGCGCGAATTGCCGAACGGGCGGGCATTGCGCTGGCCATCATCAACGGCACCCAGCCCTCACCGATAGCGCGCGCACTCGATAGCGGCGTCGGCACGCTGTTCCTTCCGCAGGCCGACAGCAGCGCCCGCAAGGCGTGGCTCGGCGGGCGCCTTGCACCCTCCGGCGTGCTCAGCGTCGATGCGGGATGCATGGCCGCGCTTGCGCAAGGGGCCAGCGTACTGGCCGCAGGCATTACTGCGCTTGAGGGAGAGTTTGCGCGCGGCGATCTCGTTGCGATCCACGGGCCCGGGGGCGAGCGCCTTGGCCAGGGCCTCGTCGAATACACAGCGGCCGAATGCCGCGCGATCCTGGGCCTTCGCGAAGAGCAGCAGGAAGCGAAACTGGGCTACGCCCCGCGCGCGGCCGTGGTACACCGCGACCATATGGTGCACGCATGA
- a CDS encoding crotonase/enoyl-CoA hydratase family protein, with protein MSEEVLTSEEDGILVVTINRPEAKNAMTKAAAEGIAAAMDRLDSDDNLRVGILTGAGGTFCSGMDLKGFLRGESPSVEGRGFGGVVQAPPKKPLIAAVEGYALAGGLELMIACDLVVANAGSKFGIPEVKRGLVAAAGGVMMLPDQIPERIAMELALTGDFIGAGRAYELGLINRVTDGSALDEAKALAASIVANGPLAVRVSKAVIKESRGWPMEERYTRQTQLIAPVFVSEDAREGAAAFAEKRAPNWKGK; from the coding sequence ATGAGCGAAGAAGTCCTGACCAGCGAAGAGGACGGCATTCTCGTCGTCACAATCAACCGGCCCGAGGCCAAGAACGCCATGACCAAGGCGGCTGCCGAGGGGATCGCGGCAGCGATGGACCGGCTCGATTCCGACGACAATCTGCGCGTCGGCATCCTGACCGGCGCAGGCGGAACCTTCTGCTCGGGCATGGACCTCAAGGGCTTCCTGCGCGGCGAATCGCCCAGCGTCGAAGGCCGCGGTTTCGGCGGCGTGGTGCAGGCCCCGCCCAAGAAGCCGCTGATCGCTGCGGTTGAAGGCTATGCCCTTGCCGGCGGGCTCGAACTGATGATCGCCTGCGATCTGGTCGTCGCGAACGCAGGTTCCAAGTTCGGCATTCCGGAAGTGAAGCGCGGTCTTGTCGCAGCGGCGGGCGGCGTGATGATGCTGCCCGACCAGATCCCCGAGCGGATTGCGATGGAACTGGCGTTGACCGGCGACTTCATCGGTGCGGGCCGTGCCTACGAGCTCGGCCTCATCAACCGCGTGACCGACGGCTCGGCGCTGGACGAGGCGAAGGCACTTGCCGCCAGCATCGTCGCCAACGGCCCGCTCGCCGTGCGCGTGTCGAAGGCCGTGATCAAGGAATCGCGCGGTTGGCCGATGGAAGAGCGCTACACGCGCCAGACCCAGCTGATCGCTCCCGTCTTCGTTTCCGAAGACGCCCGCGAAGGCGCCGCTGCCTTCGCCGAGAAGCGCGCGCCGAACTGGAAGGGCAAGTAA
- a CDS encoding anthrone oxygenase family protein, producing MTYEWPLYFCLFLALWSAIVGGVFSAFSEFIMSALSKTEASGAIEAMQHINRDVIRTQFVAGILCIALFSFLFTLYSLAAFEGAARTVLVLAALVYLPSVFFMTMVGNVPMNNRLESLDHRSEEARAYWGEYAEKWTRLNHVRSLGSVLTAGLYTVAAVTLITSGQV from the coding sequence ATGACCTATGAATGGCCCCTCTATTTCTGCCTCTTCCTCGCGCTGTGGAGCGCCATTGTCGGCGGCGTTTTTTCCGCCTTCTCCGAATTCATCATGTCGGCGCTCTCCAAGACGGAGGCATCCGGCGCGATCGAGGCGATGCAGCACATCAACCGCGATGTGATCCGGACCCAGTTTGTCGCCGGCATCCTGTGCATCGCGCTCTTCTCGTTCCTCTTCACGCTTTACAGCCTCGCCGCGTTCGAAGGGGCGGCCCGCACGGTGCTTGTCCTTGCAGCGCTGGTCTACCTGCCGAGCGTGTTCTTCATGACGATGGTCGGCAATGTGCCGATGAACAACCGGCTCGAAAGCCTCGACCACCGCAGCGAAGAGGCCCGTGCCTACTGGGGCGAATACGCGGAGAAGTGGACCCGGCTTAACCACGTCCGCTCGCTCGGCAGCGTCCTCACGGCCGGCCTCTACACCGTCGCGGCCGTCACGCTGATCACCAGCGGCCAGGTCTGA
- the obgE gene encoding GTPase ObgE, producing the protein MHFLDQAKIYLKSGAGGPGAVSFRREKYIEYGGPDGGNGGKGGDIIFEAVQGLNTLIDFRYAQHFKAKRGNHGQGKDQTGAGAPDLVIEVPVGTQVLSEDKEEVLADFTEVGQRIVFLEGGMGGRGNASYKSSTNRAPRQHQPGEPGEEMWVWLRLKLLADVGLLGLPNAGKSTFINQVSNAKAKVGHYAFTTLIPKLGVVTHKGREFVLADIPGLIEGAADGAGIGDRFLGHIERCRVLIHLIDISGEDPAEAYKTVNAELEAYGGGLADKPQLVALNKLDLADEELGEGFAEELLAAGADKVFTISGATGAGISELLDGVLGYLPDRTSTETNAAEVEDAPEEGNSDWSPI; encoded by the coding sequence ATGCATTTCCTCGACCAAGCCAAGATCTACCTGAAGTCCGGCGCGGGCGGCCCCGGCGCTGTCAGTTTCCGGCGTGAAAAATACATCGAATACGGCGGACCCGACGGCGGCAACGGCGGCAAGGGCGGCGACATAATCTTTGAAGCCGTCCAGGGCCTCAACACGCTGATCGACTTCCGCTACGCACAGCATTTCAAGGCGAAGCGCGGAAACCACGGACAGGGCAAGGACCAGACCGGCGCCGGCGCGCCCGATCTCGTGATCGAAGTGCCTGTGGGCACGCAGGTCCTGTCGGAAGACAAGGAAGAGGTGCTCGCCGATTTCACCGAGGTCGGCCAGCGGATCGTTTTTCTCGAAGGCGGCATGGGCGGTCGCGGCAACGCCAGCTACAAGAGCTCGACCAACCGTGCCCCGCGCCAGCACCAGCCTGGCGAACCGGGCGAGGAAATGTGGGTCTGGCTGCGGCTCAAGCTGCTGGCCGATGTCGGCCTGCTCGGCCTGCCCAACGCGGGCAAGTCGACCTTCATCAACCAGGTCTCGAACGCCAAGGCCAAGGTCGGCCACTACGCCTTCACCACGCTGATCCCCAAGCTTGGCGTCGTGACCCACAAGGGCCGCGAATTCGTGCTCGCCGACATCCCCGGCCTGATCGAAGGCGCGGCCGATGGCGCAGGGATCGGGGACCGCTTCCTCGGCCACATCGAACGCTGCCGCGTGCTGATCCACCTGATCGACATTTCGGGCGAGGACCCGGCGGAGGCTTACAAGACGGTCAACGCCGAACTCGAAGCCTATGGCGGCGGCCTTGCGGACAAGCCGCAGCTCGTGGCCCTCAACAAGCTCGACCTCGCCGACGAAGAACTCGGCGAAGGGTTTGCCGAAGAGCTGCTGGCCGCAGGCGCCGACAAGGTCTTCACCATTTCCGGCGCCACCGGAGCAGGGATTTCCGAATTGCTCGACGGCGTGCTTGGCTACCTGCCCGACCGCACCTCGACCGAAACCAACGCCGCCGAGGTCGAGGACGCGCCCGAGGAAGGCAATAGCGACTGGTCGCCGATCTGA
- a CDS encoding CPBP family intramembrane glutamic endopeptidase produces the protein MAQQMENTNEPADQSHAKARLIALRDLAVVVGVMVAVKQSLLPITQLYAGPASTLSAMIVATLLLRRRGSSWGDLGFRWPESWIRTLGLTLLTMAFFLVCTQLMVLVADRFFEDIGTSDRFSHIEGNLAAYVMIMVLVWTHGSFFEELLFRAFIISKASEATGGGLRGDIIALLVSSAFFGYRHAYYQGWHGALVTGAGGFAFGVFYLWFGRRNIMPLILAHGTFNTLGQTFRYLGIED, from the coding sequence ATGGCACAGCAGATGGAAAACACCAACGAACCGGCGGACCAGTCGCATGCGAAAGCGCGCCTGATCGCCCTTCGTGACCTTGCCGTGGTCGTTGGGGTCATGGTGGCCGTCAAGCAATCGCTCCTGCCCATCACCCAGCTCTACGCAGGGCCGGCATCGACGCTCAGCGCGATGATCGTGGCCACGCTCTTGCTGCGGCGCCGGGGGAGCAGCTGGGGCGATCTTGGATTTCGCTGGCCCGAAAGCTGGATCAGGACGCTGGGCCTCACGCTGTTGACCATGGCGTTCTTCCTGGTTTGCACCCAGCTCATGGTCCTGGTCGCGGACCGGTTCTTCGAAGACATCGGCACCAGCGATCGCTTCTCGCACATTGAGGGCAACCTTGCTGCCTATGTGATGATCATGGTGCTCGTGTGGACGCACGGATCCTTCTTCGAGGAGCTCCTGTTCCGCGCATTCATCATCAGCAAGGCAAGCGAAGCCACGGGCGGGGGCCTGCGCGGGGACATAATAGCCCTGCTCGTTTCCTCGGCCTTCTTCGGCTATCGCCACGCCTATTATCAGGGGTGGCACGGCGCGCTGGTAACGGGCGCGGGCGGCTTTGCCTTCGGTGTGTTCTACCTGTGGTTCGGGAGGCGGAACATCATGCCGCTGATCCTGGCGCATGGCACGTTCAACACGCTGGGCCAGACGTTCCGGTATCTCGGGATCGAGGACTGA
- a CDS encoding NAD-dependent epimerase/dehydratase family protein, with protein sequence MTIALTGATGFVGKAVLKEALRREETARALTRREQPPREGVEWVAGDLSDGEALASLCTDTDAIVHVAGLTNAPDPAAFEDANVGGTERLIAAAKAAKVKRFVFVSSLSAREPKLSAYGASKAQAEKRVEASGLNWTIVRPPGVYGPHDVDYFEMFRSAKFGLVPLPPGGASSIIHVEDLARLLLDLVDASPALVRRRTFEPDDGREGGWSHKELAKAIGKAVGRPVFAPHLPRAVLEAAARADRLLRGDKARLTADRVGYMTHPNWVARSSHKVPEAVWSPRIGGEEGLKTTAEWYRAQGWL encoded by the coding sequence ATGACCATCGCGCTGACCGGGGCGACCGGCTTTGTCGGCAAGGCCGTCCTTAAAGAGGCGCTGCGCCGCGAGGAAACCGCGCGCGCGCTCACCCGCCGGGAACAGCCGCCCCGCGAGGGGGTCGAATGGGTGGCGGGCGACCTTTCGGACGGTGAAGCCCTGGCCAGCCTGTGCACCGATACCGACGCGATCGTGCATGTCGCGGGCCTCACCAACGCGCCCGATCCGGCGGCCTTCGAAGACGCCAATGTCGGCGGCACCGAGCGGCTGATCGCCGCAGCCAAGGCGGCAAAGGTCAAGCGGTTCGTCTTCGTCTCCTCGCTCTCCGCGCGCGAGCCCAAGCTGTCTGCCTATGGCGCATCGAAAGCGCAGGCGGAGAAACGCGTCGAAGCCAGCGGCCTAAACTGGACCATCGTGCGCCCGCCCGGCGTCTATGGGCCGCACGATGTCGACTATTTCGAGATGTTCCGCAGCGCGAAGTTCGGCCTTGTCCCCCTGCCTCCGGGCGGCGCCAGCTCGATCATCCATGTCGAGGACCTCGCGCGCCTGCTGCTCGACCTCGTCGACGCCTCCCCCGCCCTCGTCCGCCGGCGCACCTTCGAACCCGACGATGGGCGCGAAGGCGGCTGGTCGCACAAGGAACTGGCGAAGGCGATCGGCAAGGCCGTGGGGCGGCCCGTTTTCGCTCCGCACCTGCCACGCGCCGTGCTGGAAGCGGCGGCGCGCGCCGACCGACTGCTGCGCGGCGACAAGGCGCGCCTCACCGCCGACCGCGTCGGCTACATGACCCACCCCAATTGGGTCGCGCGTTCGAGCCACAAGGTGCCCGAGGCGGTCTGGTCCCCCCGCATCGGCGGCGAGGAAGGCCTCAAGACCACAGCCGAATGGTACCGCGCGCAAGGGTGGCTCTGA
- a CDS encoding O-antigen ligase family protein encodes MTRKGAVFCAFLVVAMVLGGGGSPSALPEVLVQLGFAAAFVLWFAWATVDQAGMRAVPRALYALAGVAIALPLIQLLPMPPALWQALPGREAQAGALAAIGEGGSWRSLSIAPHATFASLLAILPVAGAMLAASQLERRDRTAVAVAIVLVSLAGAGLGVLQMAGGPEEFRLYEKAHRGWLVAFHANRNAAADGLLIASLAMAVWTLGRALRHGLSATGLGIFAIVQAVFLIALIMTGSRAGIALCLVVVAIQLAMFRSAGIGVGRRRSIAWLAGVFAILAASFAWLSSASRLSQVAERFDATSDFRTELWTDTLTAIGVFFPAGSGIGTFAEAFLPSERLEVLDDLFPNRAHNDYLEFFLEAGILAPAALLIGLFCLISLVRSAYRASGGVFSPQILFSLGVLLVIALHSIVDYPLRNMAIAVLTGTAVGLLGSVGRSRFEPEKTEESG; translated from the coding sequence ATGACACGGAAAGGCGCAGTTTTTTGCGCCTTTCTTGTTGTCGCCATGGTCCTGGGCGGTGGCGGGTCGCCGAGCGCCTTGCCCGAAGTCCTCGTCCAGCTTGGCTTTGCAGCGGCCTTCGTGCTGTGGTTTGCATGGGCAACGGTTGATCAGGCGGGGATGCGGGCCGTCCCGCGCGCGCTCTACGCCCTCGCCGGCGTGGCCATCGCGCTCCCGCTGATCCAGCTTCTCCCCATGCCGCCGGCCTTGTGGCAAGCGCTTCCCGGACGCGAGGCGCAGGCAGGAGCTTTGGCAGCGATCGGTGAGGGCGGAAGCTGGCGCAGTCTTTCGATAGCCCCGCACGCGACCTTCGCCAGCCTCCTCGCGATCCTGCCGGTTGCAGGCGCAATGCTGGCCGCGAGCCAGCTTGAACGGCGCGACCGCACGGCGGTTGCGGTTGCGATCGTGCTGGTCTCGCTCGCCGGCGCCGGGCTGGGCGTGCTCCAGATGGCCGGCGGACCCGAAGAGTTCCGCCTCTACGAGAAAGCCCATCGCGGCTGGCTGGTCGCATTTCACGCCAACCGCAACGCGGCGGCGGACGGCCTGCTTATCGCCTCGCTTGCGATGGCGGTGTGGACGCTGGGCCGCGCGCTTCGCCACGGGTTGTCGGCGACCGGCCTCGGGATTTTCGCGATTGTGCAGGCGGTGTTCCTCATTGCCCTCATTATGACCGGCTCGCGGGCAGGGATAGCGCTGTGCCTGGTCGTGGTCGCAATCCAGCTCGCCATGTTTCGTTCGGCCGGGATCGGTGTCGGGCGCAGGCGGTCGATTGCCTGGCTGGCGGGCGTGTTCGCGATCCTGGCGGCGAGCTTTGCCTGGCTGTCCTCCGCCTCCCGGCTGTCGCAGGTGGCCGAGCGGTTCGACGCGACGAGCGACTTCCGGACCGAGCTGTGGACCGATACCCTGACGGCGATCGGCGTGTTTTTCCCGGCGGGTAGCGGGATTGGCACCTTCGCCGAAGCGTTCCTGCCAAGCGAGCGGCTGGAGGTGCTGGACGACCTGTTCCCCAACCGCGCGCACAACGATTATCTGGAGTTCTTCTTGGAGGCCGGGATCCTCGCCCCGGCCGCGCTGCTGATCGGCCTGTTTTGCCTGATCAGCCTCGTGCGCAGCGCCTATCGCGCCAGCGGAGGCGTGTTTTCCCCGCAGATCCTCTTCTCGCTCGGCGTTTTGTTGGTGATCGCGCTCCACTCCATCGTTGATTATCCCCTGCGCAACATGGCAATAGCGGTGCTGACAGGGACAGCGGTAGGGTTGCTGGGAAGCGTTGGTCGCTCCCGCTTCGAACCGGAAAAAACGGAAGAAAGCGGATGA